A single genomic interval of Hevea brasiliensis isolate MT/VB/25A 57/8 chromosome 4, ASM3005281v1, whole genome shotgun sequence harbors:
- the LOC110653471 gene encoding uncharacterized protein LOC110653471, producing MSSPSPPPPEVVVKNRFLGFLIWQSITSSAIFILFKTLLLSPLTNTNLASPSLLSLFAFLIFHLSQLFFSASLALLSSPQPYSLASPLQLAVSLLRFLFVSDDHFSSRDFHRQANLYLSFFLFLAAASISGFLSVICVCGWANDGYDGVQLIGRIGLRGFAFGLLYACFYIYKQRWVLEFPIIQRPPFFSIKVRLPLAIEQALKLSSAAYVFSAVLLLFLPNQFKSYVTIKKFITEQIILYSGSLSVFLCWEISHHLHQVLHTKRFIFAPPKGSAAAETNPSEPLLAALEESSPGSLPQFLAYLDLCMVCENNVDTWRRAAFFEETGETYKRVVAVCLRPLEQLASTLGEGLQTHSVDKAYQQSNQFQSQTDLQQDPKYCKPLNNFQQCAWCARTVAFLTARSHKEDRYGVAQLSGSNAAVTSTLLSCLLAVEAFMGKKTNVQTPHQLMGPGGIKWATLSTGRRDTVVAKKRSGPVHSKAYAVADVLKTSIYCIISAFHDEMLTSDKAGLLEKDWLIGSKPLFGTRELLLQKLRLFLDFRAS from the exons ATGTCTTCACCGTCACCACCGCCGCCGGAAGTGGTGGTGAAGAATCGATTTTTAGGGTTTCTGATATGGCAATCCATTACCTCTTCCGCCATCTTCATCCTCTTCAAAACCTTACTTCTCTCACCGCTCACCAACACTAATTTAGCATCACCGTCACTCCTCTCCCTTTTTGCTTTCTTAATTTTTCACCTCTCCCAGCTCTTCTTCTCTGCTTCACTCGCTCTACTCTCATCTCCTCAGCCCTATTCCCTTGCTTCCCCATTGCAGCTCGCCGTCTCCCTCCTCCGTTTCCTTTTCGTCTCCGATGACCATTTCTCGTCCCGTGATTTCCACCGCCAGGCTAACCTTTATCTTAGTTTCTTTTTGTTTCTGGCGGCGGCTTCCATCTCGGGATTTCTCTCGGTGATTTGCGTATGCGGCTGGGCCAACGACGGTTATGATGGAGTGCAGCTGATTGGAAGAATTGGGCTTAGAGGTTTTGCTTTTGGATTGCTTTATGCCTGCTTTTATATTTATAAACAGCGATGGGTTTTGGAGTTTCCCATTATTCAG AGGCCCCCTTTCTTCAGCATCAAAGTGAGGCTTCCTTTGGCCATTGAACAAGCTTTAAAGCTCTCAAGTGCAGCTTACGTATTTTCAGCAGTGCTGCTTCTGTTTCTTCCAAATCAGTTTAAGAGTTATGTGACAATAAAGAAGTTTATCACTGAGCAGATCATCCTGTACTCTGGGAGCCTTTCTGTGTTCCTCTGTTGGGAAATAAGTCACCATTTACATCAG GTGCTACATACGAAAAGATTCATATTTGCACCACCAAAAGGATCAGCAGCTGCAGAAACAAATCCCAGTGAGCCTCTCCTAGCAGCTTTGGAGGAGAGCAGCCCAGGTTCTCTTCCACAGTTTCTTGCATATCTTGATCTCTGTATGGTTTGTGAAAATAATGTTGATACTTGGCGGCGAGCTGCATTTTTTGAAGAAACTGGTGAGACTTACAAAAGAGTTGTAGCTGTATGCTTGAGGCCGCTGGAGCAGCTTGCTTCTACTTTGGGTGAAGGCCTTCAAACTCATTCTGTTGATAAGGCTTACCAACAATCGAATCAGTTCCAGTCGCAAACTGATTTACAACAAGACCCAAAGTATTGCAAACCCCTGAACAACTTCCAG CAATGTGCATGGTGTGCCAGGACAGTTGCCTTCTTAACTGCACGCTCACACAAGGAAGATAGGTATGGGGTTGCTCAACTGTCTGGTAGTAATGCTGCTGTTACTTCGACACTTTTATCTTGCCTGCTTGCTGTTGAAGCATTCATGGGGAAGAAGACGAATGTGCAGACCCCACATCAGTTGATGGGGCCGGGGGGTATTAAATGGGCTACTCTAAGCACAGGAAGACGAGATACTGTGGTGGCTAAAAAAAGAAGTGGCCCAGTACATTCAAAGGCATATGCCGTGGCTGATGTGCTTAAGACCTCAATTTACTGTATTATATCTGCTTTCCATGATGAAATGCTCACTAGTGACAAAGCAGGCCTTCTTGAAAAGGATTGGCTTATTGGTAGCAAGCCACTTTTTGGAACCCGTGAACTGCTCCTGCAGAAATTGCGTCTTTTCTTGGATTTTAGAGCTAGCTAG